Proteins encoded in a region of the Vicia villosa cultivar HV-30 ecotype Madison, WI linkage group LG5, Vvil1.0, whole genome shotgun sequence genome:
- the LOC131606804 gene encoding uncharacterized protein LOC131606804 — MNAFCSGTRKQRSKMRNQNEQRVVILGGGIAGSLVAKSLQSHAHVTLIDPKEYFEISWASLRAMVEPSFAERTLINHRDYFTKGDLVTSSAVNVTETEVLTAEGRRVPYEYLVIATGHADPVPKLRTERLHQYKEENQKIKSARSVLIVGGGPTGVELAGEIAVDFPDKKVTLVHKGPRLLEFVGAKAADKTLKWLKSKNVDVKLDQAVDLNSATDGHKKYQTSVGGTIEADCHFLCTGKPLASAWLKETVLKNDLDVQGRIKVDEHLRVKGRNNIFAIGDITDIPEIKQGFLAQKQAEVVAKNVRVMIEGGRECRRETYKPHSVLAIVSLGRHDAVAQLPFITISGRIPGIIKSGDLFVGKTRKLMGLSPHII; from the exons ATGAATGCATTTTGCAGTGGAacaagaaagcaaagaagcaaaatgAGAAACCAAAATGAACAGCGAGTTGTTATCTTAGGAGGAGGCATCGCCGGTTCCCTCGTCGCTAAATCTCTTCAATCCCATGCACATGTCACCCTCATTGATCC GAAGGAATATTTTGAGATTTCATGGGCGAGTTTGAGGGCAATGGTGGAGCCATCTTTTGCAGAAAGGACATTGATAAACCATAGAGATTATTTTACAAAAGGCGACCTTGTTACGTCCAGTGCTGTCAATGTGACGGAAACTGAAGTGTTGACTGCAGAGGGTCGTCGGGTTCCGTATGAGTATCTTGTTATTGCTACTGGTCATGCAGATCCTGTGCCTAAACTTAGGACTGAAAGACTTCATCAGTATAAAGAAG AAAATCAAAAGATAAAATCAGCTCGTTCCGTTCTGATTGTTGGAGGAGGTCCAACCGGTGTGGAACTTGCTGGAGAGATAGCTGTTGATTTTCCCGACAAGAAGGTTACACTAGTGCACAAAGGACCAAGACTGCTGGAGTTCGTAGGGGCAAAAGCTGCTGACAAGACTCTAAAATGGTTGAAATCTAAGAATGTTGACGTGAAACTAGACCAAGCAGTCGACTTAAACAGCGCCACAGACGGACACAAGAAATACCAAACTTCAGTTGGGGGAACTATTGAAGCTGATTGTCATTTCTTATGCACGGGAAAACCACTTGCTTCGGCATGGCTTAAGGAAACTGTATTGAAAAATGACTTGGATGTTCAGGGAAGGATAAAGGTAGATGAACACTTGAGAGTTAAGGGGCGGAACAACATTTTCGCAATTGGAGATATTACAGATATTCCA GAAATCAAGCAAGGGTTTTTAGCGCAGAAGCAGGCGGAAGTGGTTGCGAAGAACGTGCGGGTGATGATAGAGGGAGGAAGAGAATGTCGGAGGGAAACTTACAAACCGCATTCAGTATTGGCAATAGTTTCACTCGGGAGGCATGATGCAGTTGCGCAGCTCCCATTCATAACGATCAGTGGAAGAATTCCTGGCATAATAAAATCGGGAGATTTATTTGTTGGTAAAACAAGAAAACTAATGGGTCTCAGTCCTCATATTATATAA